A genomic stretch from Pagrus major chromosome 3, Pma_NU_1.0 includes:
- the serinc2 gene encoding serine incorporator 2, giving the protein MGACLALGSLASCASCLCGSASCLLSSCCPSTYNSTVSRLAFSFLLLLGTLVSVIMILPGMEEHLKKIPGFCVDGAHIPGIEGKVNCDVIVGYKSVYRMCFAMACFFFLFSIIMIRVRSSKDPRAAIQNGFWFFKFLVLVGITVGAFFIPDGTFTTVWYYFGVVGSFIFIIIQLILLVDFAHSWNQSWLERAEEGNRKCWFAALLSVTIINFALAFTAIVLFYVFYTRPDDCTAHKVFISLNFLFCIFVSIVSIVPKVQEAQPSSGLLQASLISLYTMYVTWSAMSNNPNRQCNPSLLSLVQPAGTTPAPGFAPTPPPANVQWWDAQGIVGLLIFLFCTLYASIRSSNNAQVNRLMRTEEGQGLTIAAEEATGEDGVRRAVDNEEEAVTYSYSFFHFSLFLASLYIMMTLTNWYKPNSDYESMQTSMPAVWVKICSSWLGLAIYLWTLVAPLVLPDRDFS; this is encoded by the exons ATGGGGGCTTGTTTAGCACTGGGTTCCCTTGCCAGCTGT GCGTCCTGTTTGTGCGGCTCggcctcctgcctcctgtcaTCATGCTGCCCGTCAACGTACAACTCCACCGTGAGCCGGCTGGCCttctccttcctgctgctgctcgggACTCTGGTGTCTGTCATTATGATCCTCCCAGGCATGGAGGAACATCTTAAAAAG ATTCCAGGCTTCTGTGTTGATGGTGCACATATACCTGGCATAGAGGGCAAGgtcaactgtgatgtcattgtgggcTACAAGTCGGTGTACCGCATGTGCTTCGCCATGgcctgcttcttcttcctcttctccatcATCATGATCCGCGTGCGCAGCAGCAAGGACCCCCGAGCCGCCATCCAAAATGG TTTCTGGTTCTTCAAGTTCCTGGTGCTGGTTGGCATTACTGTGGGAGCTTTCTTCATTCCAGATGGCACCTTTACCACAG TGTGGTATTACTTCGGCGTCGTGGGCtctttcatcttcatcatcatccagcTCATCCTGCTGGTGGACTTCGCCCATTCCTGGAACCAGTCCTGGCTGGAGAGGGCAGAGGAAGGAAATCGAAAGTGCTGGTTTGCAG ctctgctgtctgtcaccatCATAAACTTTGCCTTGGCTTTCACTGCTATTGTACTCTTCTACGTGTTTTACACCCGACCTGACGACTGCACAGCGCACAAGGTCTTCATCAGCCTCAACTTCCTGTTCTGCATCTTTGTGTCCATCGTGTCCATCGTGCCCAAAGTTCAG GAGGCTCAGCCCAGCTCAGGCCTGCTCCAGGCCTCCCTCATCTCCCTCTACACCATGTATGTCACCTGGTCAGCCATGTCTAACAACCCCA ACCGGCAGTGTAACCCAAGCCTGTTGAGTCTGGTCCAGCCTGCTGGCACTACTCCAGCACCAGGATTTGCTCCCACCCCACCCCCAGCAAACGTCCAGTGGTGGGACGCACAGGGCATCGTGGGATTGCTCATTTTCTTGTTCTGTACCCTTTACGCCAG TATCCGCTCCTCCAACAACGCCCAGGTGAACAGGCTGATGCGGACAGAGGAGGGCCAGGGTCTGACCATCGCTGCCGAGGAAGCGACAGGAGAGGACGGAGTGAGACGGGCCGTGGACAACGAGGAGGAGGCTGTCACCTACAGCTACTCCTTCTTCCACTTCAGCCTCTTTCTGGCCTCCCTCTACATCATGATGACCCTCACCAACTGGTACAA GCCCAACTCCGACTACGAGTCCATGCAGACCTCCATGCCGGCCGTGTGGGTGAAGATCTGCTCCAGCTGGCTCGGCTTGGCCATCTATCTCTGGACCCTGGTGGCCCCACTAGTGCTCCCGGACAGAGACTTCAGCTAA